The Leifsonia xyli genomic sequence CGCGCCCAGCTCGGCGGCGGCGACGAGAGCGGACGCCGCGGTCGCTCCCCCGCCCAGGATGTGGACGTACCGCGCCTCCTCGAGCCCCGCGGCCTGCAGCGCTCGGACGATGCCGGCCACGTCGGTGTTGAAGCCACGCAGGTCGTCGCCGTCGAGCAGGACCGTGTTGGCGCCGCCGGTCTGGTCGGCGATGCGGTCGGTCTCGGTGAGCAGCGGAAGGACGGCCTTCTTCAGCGGCATGGTCAGCGACAGGCCGCGCCACTCCGGACCGAGTCCGTCGATGAACGCCGGCAGGCCGTCCTCGGTGACCTCGACGGCCTCGTACGACCAGTCGAGGCCGAGTGCGTCATACGCGGCACGGTGCAGCTCAGGCGAGCGGGAGTGGCCGATCGGCGAGCCCAGCACCGCGAGCCGGCGGCTGGGGCCTTGGCCTTGCGCGGTGTCCCCTTCTTGGCCGCTTTCGCGGGCGCGGGGGCAGACTCGGGCTCAGGTTCACCCGCCGGCTCGGCTTCCGCCTCCTCCTGGTCGTCGTCCGCCGGCTCCTCGCGCTCGGCGGCCTCCTCGGCCTCCGCGACCGCTGCCTCCTCGGCCTCCGCTTCACGCTCGGCCTCCACGATTTCGGCGATCAGCGCCTCGGCCGACGCCTCGGAGACGCCGTCCTCCACTCCCAGCTCGTCATCGGCCGGTCGGTTGCGGGGTTCAGCCATAGTTCGGGTTGTCCTTCATCCACTGCTGCCACTTCTCCACCGCGGCCTCGTGCTCCGCCTGCGTGGTCGAGAAGATCGTCTCGCCGGTCTGCAGGTTCCAGGTCACGAAGTACATCCACGGGCCGTCCGCGGGCTTCTGCACGGCGTTGATCGCCAGGTCGCCCGGGTTCGAGATCGGTCCGACCGGGAGGCCCGGGTGCACGTACGTGTTGTACGGGTTGCCGGCGTCCGCACGCTCGGCATCGGTGGTCTCCACGCGGTCGGTGTGACCCGTGCCGTACGCGACCGTGGCGTCGGACTGGAGGTCCCAGCCCTGCGCGATGCGGTTGAGGAACACGCGCGCGACCTTCGGATAGTCGTCCTTCAGTCCCGCCTCGCGCTGCACGATGGAGGCCAGCACAACCGTGTTCCACCGGTTCGCGGGAGCGACTCCGGCCTCGTCGAGCGACTGGAACATCCGGTCGACCATCGTCTTGATCGCCTGCTGTGCCGTGGTGCCCGGCGCGAACGTGTAGGTGGCCGGGAACAGGAAGCCCTCCAAGGACTTCGCCTCCGGCGGCAGCCCGTAGGCCGCCGGGTTCGCCGCGGCGGCCTGGAGGTCGGCGAGCGGGATCTTCGTGGAGTCGGCGACCGTCTGCAGGATGTCCTTCTCGACGGTGCCCTCGGGGATGACGGCCGTGTTCTCGACGCGCGAGGCGGGATCCTGCAGAGTGGCCAGGGCCGCAGCCGCACTCATCTTCTTGGCGAGCTTGAAGACGCCCGGCTGGAACTCCGGCTCGGGCTTCTGCCGCAGCAGCAGCGAGTAGAAGGCCTCGTAGGTCTTCACCACGCCCGCCTTGGCCAGCTTGTTCGCGATCGTGGAGCCGTCGTCACCGGATGCGATCGTGAACATGACCTCGCCCGAGCCGTTGCCCTTGTAGTCGTTCTCCGGTGGGAACAGGGCGTCCTGAACCTTGGCGATCTGAGGCTGGAAGATGGCGTACGCGCCGCCCGCCATGCCGCCCAGGACCGCGAGGATCACGACCGTGACGATGAGCCGCTTCACCCAGCGGCGCTTCTTCGGGGGCTCCTCGTGGGACAGGTAGTTCTGCTGCCGCCAGACGAGGGGGTGCTCGTCCTGGGCTGACGCGTCATCGGTGTCCAGCACTCCGAAGAGAGTACGCGCAGGATGGTCGTGATGCGAGTGCGACCGCTCGTCGACACCGTGCCGGGCTGCGACCCCACCGGCTGGGGCTCCTCGACCTGCGCGACGGGACCGGTGACCACCGCGTCGAAGTCGAGCCCGGCGAGGGCGGCGACGTCGGCCGGCGACTCCTGCGTCGGGGTCGGCGACGAGATGGGCGAGCCGTCGTTCAGGGACCAGCCGGCGGCCGACGGCGACACGGCGGCCGAGACCGGCTGTGCGGGCGCCTGCGGCTCCTCCGGCCCCTGCGGCTCCTTGTGCTCCTCCGGAGCGCCAGCCTGAGCGCGCTCTTCCGCCTCGCGGGCGGCGCGCGCCTCCCGTCGCGTCATCGGCGGACGCTCTCCGCCGCCGGACGCCTCGCCGGCGGGCGGAACCGCGGGAGAGCGGTTCACGGCCGGGAACGAGGGCGGCTCCGGCCGCTCCTGGGGGTTCTGAGACAAGCTACTGTCCAATGCTCGTTTCGACGGGGTCACCCGGCGGACGGCCGGTGGCCCGTTCCGCGTCGAGGGCGTGCTGCAAAATTATCGTGGCCGCGACCTGGTCCACGACCGGACGCGCCTTCTTCGTGTTCCTGCCCGACGCGCGCAGCGCCTGGGACGCCGACACCGTGGAGAGTCGCTCGTCCACCAGTCGTACCGGAACACCCACCTCTGCGGCCAGCGTTTCGGCGAAACCGATCGCGTCTCCGGTGGAGGCGGTGTGGGCGCCCGAGAGCGCCAGCGGCAGTCCGACGATAACCTCGAAGGCTCCGAGTTCCCCGACGATCTCGGCGATCCGGCGACGATCCACACCGTCTTCGGAGCGTGCGACCGTCTCGACCGGGGTCGCCAGCATCCCGTGGAGATCGGACCGGCTGACGCCGATCCGGACCTTGCCCACGTCGATGCCGACGCGCACCCCGCTGCGCATCGGGAGTTATCCGATCGCCGAGACGACCGCGCTCAGCGCCGCCGGGATCGCTTCCGCGTCGGTGCCTCCGCCCTGGGCGAGGTCGGCCTTGCCGCCGCCCCCGCCGCCGAGCACGCCCGCGGCGGTCTTCGCCAGAGCACCGGCGTTGACGCCGGCGTCGCGCGCCGCCTGGTTGGTGCCGACGATCACGACCGGCTTGCCGCCGGCCCGCGCCGCGAGGGCGACCGCCGCCGCATCCGAGCCGAGACGCTCGCGGACCGTGGTGACCAGCAGCCGCAGGTCGTCGGCCGTGTTGAGGGTGCCCGCATCCTCGGCGACCACCGTCACCGCGCCGCGGCGCGTCGCGGACTCCAGCAGCGACGGCACCTTGTCGAGCACGGCGCGGGCCTCGAACGCCTGGATGCGCTTCTCGGCCGCCTTGAGGTTCGCCATCAGGTCGGCGATCTTCTCCGGCAGCTGCTCGCGCGGCGTCTTGAGCGAGCTGGACAGCTGCGACACGATCGTGCGCTCCACCGCCAGGTCTTTGAATGCCTCGAGACCGACGAGCGACTCGACACGGCGGTTCGTCGAACCGACGGACGACTCGCTGACCAGGTTGATCATCCCGATCTCGGAGCTCGTCGACACGTGGGTGCCCGCGCACAGCTCGCGCGACCACGGGCCGCCGATGTCGACGACGCGCACCACGTCTCCGTACTTCTCGCCGAACAGCGCCATCGCGCCGAGCGACTTGGCCTCGGCGAGCGGCAGCTCACGGGTGGTGACCTCGAGGTTCTGGCGGATCGCGTTGTTCGAGATCTCCTCGATCTCGCTGCGGGTCTCGGCCGAGAGCGCCTGGTTCCACGAGAAGTCGAGACGCAGGTAGCCGGCCTTGTTGTACGAGCCCGACTGGTGCGCGTTCGGCCCGAGCACCTGACGAAGGGCCGCGTGGATGATGTGGGTGCCGGAGTGCGCCTGGCGTGCGCCGCGACGGTAGTCGGCATCCACGATGCTGGTCGCGGGCGCGCCGACGCCCACCTCGCCGCTGCGCACGAGCACCTTGTGGCTGATCAGGCCCTTGACCGGCTTCTGCACGTCGAGCACGTCGAGCTCGTAGCCGGGGCCGACGATCGTGCCGGCGTCCGCATCCTGACCGCCGGACTCCGCGTAGAGCGCGGTCGCGCCCAGGATGATCTCGGCCACCTGGCCCTCGCGGGCGCGGTCGACCGACCGGCCGTCGACGATCAGGCCGAGCACGCTCGACTCGGTCGTCAGCTCGGTGTAGCCGGTGAACACGGTCTCGCCGAGCGAACGGAACGAGCTGTAGACCGACAGGTCGGCCAGCGCGGTCTTCTTCGCCTTGGCGTCCGCCTTCGCGCGGGCGCGCTGATCGGCCATGAGCTTGTCGAACGAGGTGCGGTCGACGCTGAGGCCGGCCTCCTCCGCCATCTCGAGGGTCAGGTCGATCGGGAAGCCGTACGTGTCGTGCAGCAGGAACGCGGTGTCGCCCGCGAGCTGCCCGCGACCCTCCTTCTGCGTGTTCGACACGGCGGTGTCGAGGATGCTGGTGCCCGCCGCGAGCGTACGCAGGAAGGTCTCCTCCTCGGCGTACGCCAGCTGCGAGATGCGGTTGAACTCGGTCTCGACCTCCGGGTAGGCCGCCTTCATCGCGTCGCGCGACACCGGGAACAGCTCCGGGAAGGTCGCCGTCTCAACACCCAGCAGGCGCATGGAGCGGATCGTGCGGCGCAGCAGGCGGCGGAGCACGTAGCCCCGGCCCTCGTTGGACGGCGTCACGCCGTCGGCCATGAGCATGAGCGCGCTGCGGACGTGGTCGGCCACGACGCGCAGACGAACGTCGTCCTCGTGCGCCTCGTTGCCGTAGGGCTTGTTCGCGAGCTCGGCCGCGCGGTCGAGCACCGGCCGCACCTGGTCGATCTCGTACATGTTGTCGACGCCCTGCTTGATGAACGCCACGCGCTCCAGTCCGAGGCCGGTGTCGATGTTCTTCTTCGGCAGGTCGCCGAGGATCTCGAAGTCCTTCTTGCCGTCGCCCTCGCCGCGCAGGTACTGCATGAAGACGAGGTTCCAGATCTCGACGTAACGGTCGTCGTCCGTGGCGGGGCCGCCGTCGATGCCGTACGCCGGTCCGCGGTCGAAGAAGATCTCGGAGCATGGACCCGCGGGGCCGGGCTGACCGGTCGACCAGTAGTTCGTGTCCTTGCCGAGGCCCTGGATGCGCTCGGGCGGCAGGGTGGAGACGCGCTCCCAGATCTCGCGCGCCTCGTCGTCGTCCTCGTAGACCGTGACCCAGAGGTCCTTCGGGTCGAAGCCGAGGCCGCCCTGGTCCTCCGACGTGGTCAGCAGCTCCCACGCGAACGTGATCGCCTGCTCCTTGAAGTAGTCGCCGAAGGAGAAGTTGCCCGCCATCTGGAAGAAGGTGCCGTGACGCGGGGTCTTGCCGACCTCCTCGATGTCGAGCGTGCGGATGCACTTCTGGACGCTCGTGGCGCGCGGGAACGGCGCAGGCACGACGCCCGTGAGGTACGGCACGAAGGGCACCATCCCGGCCACCGTGAAGAGCAGCGACGGGTCGTCGCTGACCAGGGAGGCGGAGGGGACGACGGTGTGGCCGCGCTGCGCGAAGAAGTCGAGCCAGCGGCGGTGGATTTCAGCGGTCTGCATGGGTTCCGGTCGATCGAGGTGTGCGAAAAGGGGAAGGGGGCGTCAGTCGCCCTGGATGGCCGAGCGGATCTCGGCCTCGCGCTGGCGGTAGCCGTCGGTCACGGCCTCGCCGAAGTCGCGCGCCTTCTGGTCGATGGTGCTGAAGAATTCGCGACCCTTCTGGGTCTCGTTCACCTTGTGGGCGACGGCGAAGCCGATGCCCACGCCGATGAACAGCCACAGGAAACTCTTCATGCTGATCCTCCCTCTGCGGATGGGGCCCGGCGCGGACGCCCGGCGCACCCGAACAAGTCTAGTGGGAGGAGCCGGAGGGTTATCGGGATGCGGACTTCTTGGTGGAGAACCCGCCCGCGGCCTTGAAGGCGGCCCGTGCGGCGGCGCTGAAACCGGCCAACTTGATCAGCGGACCGCCGACGGTCGCGGCGAAGAGGGCGACGAGCGAGGACACGTTGCCGGTCACATCCGCCACGTTCTTCGTGATGACGTCGACGCGGGCGAGCTGCTTGTTGGTCTCCTGCAGCGTGGTCGCCGTCTCGTCGAGGATGGGGGTGATCCCGTCGCTCGCCTCCTTGATCGCGTCGCGCGTCGAGTCGAGCACCCGCCCCAGCTTGATCAGCGGGATGGCGATGAACCCGACGAGGACCGCGAACACGAGTGCTGCGATCAGTCCCGCGATGTCTCCTCCCGACATGGGGGCTCCTTCCATTCCGCCTCCGGCATACGGGACAAGCGTAGTCGCCCGAGCCCGCGGCGGATACGGAAACGGGGCCGTGGCTCGAAAGCCACGACCCCGTCCGGGAGTGAGAACGCCGCCTTATCGGGCCGCGTAGTACTCGACGACCAGCTGGACCTCACAGGTCACAGGGACCTCGGCGCGCTTCGGGCGACGCACCAGGCGGGCCTGCAGCTTGTCGATCTCGACGTCGAGGTAACCCGGGGTCTTCGGGAGGACGTCGAGGTGACCGCCGGCGGCCGCGACCTGGAAGGGCTCGGTGCCCTCGGAGCGGGCCTTGACGTGGATGAGCTGACCCGGCTTCACGCGGAACGACGGACGGTCGACGATCTTGCCGTCGACGAGGATGTGGCGGTGCACCACGAACTGGCGGGCCTGCGTGATGGTGCGGGCGAAGCCGGCGCGGAGCACGAGGGCGTCGAGACGCATCTCGAGCAGCTCGACCAGGTTCTCACCGGTCAGGCCCTGGGTACGACGGGCCTCCTCGAAGGCGATGCGGAGCTGCTTCTCGCGGATGCCGTACTGGGCGCGCAGGCGCTGCTTCTCGCGCAGACGAACGGCGTAGTCCGAGTCGGCCTTGCGCTTGGTGCGGCCGTGCTCACCGGGAGCGTAGGGGCGCTTCTCCATGTAGCGCGCCGCCTTCGGGGTGAGCGGGATGCCCAGGGCCCGCGACTCGCGGGTCTTGCTGCGGGAACGTGAAGACACGATTTCCTTTCGAAGTTTCTCTCTGAAGTAGTGGATGCGGGCGCATACGCGCCTTGTGTGGGCACAGTGCCCGAAGAGAGAGGGATTGTCGCCAGGGACCCCCGGCTAAAGGGTCGGTCCCGTCGAATCGTGTACTCGGCAGCCGACCCCGCACACGCTTCTAGGCGGGTCAATGATAGCAGAGCGGAGTCAGCGTCCGCGCACGATGCGGCGCAGCTTCGCGAGGCGCGCGGACACGTCGCGTTCGTTGCCGTGCTCGGTCGGCGTGTAGTACGTCGTGCCGTCCAGCTCGTCGGGCAGATACTGCTGCTGCAGCACGCCGAGCGCGTCGTCGTGCGGGTACTTGTAGCCCTTGCCGTGGCCGAGGCGCTTGGCGCCCGGATAGTGCGCGTCGCGCAGGTGCTTCGGGACGCGGCCGATCTTCCCGGCGCGGACGTCGGCGATCGCCGCATCCAGCGCCATGTACGCCGCGTTCGACTTGGGCGCGGTCGCCAGGTGCACGACGGCTTGAGCCAACGGGATGCGCCCCTCGGGCATGCCGATGTACTGGACGGCGTCGGCGGCTGCGACGGCCACTCCGAGCGCCGTCGGGTCGGCCATGCCGATGTCCTCCGATGCGAGCACGATGATGCGGCGGGCGATGAAGCGCGGGTCCTCCCCCGCCTCGATCATGCGGGCCAGGTAGTGCAGCGAGGCGTCGACGTCGGAGCCGCGCACCGACTTGATGAAGGCGCTGATGACGTCGTAGTGCTCGTCACCGTTGCGGTCGTAGCGGAGCAGGGCGCGGTCGACCGCCTGCGCGACAAGCTCGGCGGTGATCACCGGCTTCTTCTTCGACGTCGCCGGCGTGGACGACGCGGCCGTCACGGAGGCGGCCTCGAGCGCCGTGAGCGCGCGGCGAGCATCACCCGACGCCAGCCGGATGATCGCGGCGCGCGCCTCCGGATCGAGCGTGTACTGGCCGCCGAGCCCGCGCTCGTCGGTGACAGCTCGATCGACCACGACGCCGAGGTCGTCGTCGCTCAGCGTCTCGAGCGTGAGCAGCAGGCTGCGGGAGAGCAGCGGCGAGATGACCGAGAACGACGGGTTCTCGGTGGTCGCCGCGACGAGGATGACCCAGCCGTTCTCGACTCCGGGGAGCAGTGCATCCTGCTGAGCCTTGGTGAAGCGATGGATCTCGTCGAGGAAGAGCACGGTCGAGACACCGTAGAGATCGCGCGTCGAGAGCGCCTCGTCCATGACCAGACGCACGTCTTTGACGCCGGCGGTCACCGCCGAGAGCTCGACGAACCGTCGGCCCGACGAGTGCGCGATCGCCTGCGCCAGCGTCGTCTTGCCCGTGCCGGGAGGACCCCAGAGGATGACGGAGACGGACCCCGACTGCCCCTCCTTGTCGGACGCGAGGGCGACCAGCGGCGACCCGGGCTTGAGGAGATGGCGCTGACCGGCCACTTCGTCGAGCGACTTCGGGCGCATGCGGACAGCGAGCGGCGTCGCTCCCGTCCGGAGCCCAGGTTGCACATCGACCACCTGACAAGCGTAGTCGCGACCACCGACACTGCGGCCGTTCGCTGGGAGCCGCCGGTTTGTCGTCCATAGGCGCGCTCGATAGGGTTCTCCATGATCCAGCGGGCTCCGCCTCGCGGACATCCCCCGTACGGACCGCCGGAGGACACACGTGGCACCGAAGCAGAACGACCGCGACGCGCGACTCGCCCGCGAGCGGCTGCGCGCCTATCAGGCGCGCCAGACCGTGCACGTGCACAAGGCCAAGCGCCGCCGCCGTGACAACTGGGTGGCCGGAATCGCGGCCCTCGTGATCGTCGCCCTCGCGGTCGGCACGCAGCTCCTCTACTTCTCGGCCGGACCGGGCGCCGCGAAGGCCTCGTCGTCGGCGCAGCCGTCCACGCCGTCCACTTCCGCTACCGTGCCGCCGAAGTCGCTCGCCGAGGACCGCACCTGGACCGGCACGATGACGATCAACGGCATCCCGCTCGGCGTCTCGCTCGACGGCGCCGCCGCCCCGCAGGCGGTCGCCTCCACCGTGTCCCTCGTGCAGAAGAAGTTCTACGACGGGCTCACCTGCCACCGCCTGACGAATGGCGGCTTCTACGTCCTGCAGTGCGGCGACCCGGAGGGCAACGGCCAGGGCGGCCCGGGCTACTCCTACGGCCCGATCGAGAACGCCCCCGCCGACAATGTCTACAAGGCCGGCACCATCGCGATGGCCCGTCAGAGCAACAACGCCGAGAGCCAGGGCAGCCAGTTCTTCATCGTCTACGAGGACACGACCATCCCCTCCGACGACGCCGGCGGCTACACCGTGATCGGCCACGTGACCTCAGGACTCGACCAACTGAAGACGCAGGTCGCCGACAAGGGCATCGAGGGCGGCGGCACCGACGGCAAGCCCGCCGTGGCCACGACCATCGACACCTTCACCCTGCAGTGATCGCGGCCGGTGCAATAGGCTGATTCCCAAACGTTCGTGCGGCATCCCGCCCGCATCGCGCAGCAGCAAGGTGAGGCTCTTGGCTACTTTTGAACAGCACCCCTGGGGTCGTGTCGACGAGACCGGGACCGTATACGTCCGCGAGGGCGACGGCGAACGCGTCGTCGGCGAGTACCCCGACGGGACGGCGGACGAGGCGCTCGCGTACTTCGAGCGCAAGTACACCGATCTCGCCGGCCAGGTCGGCCTGCTGGAGCAGCGCGCCCGCCGCGGCGCGCCCGCGAGCGACATCGCCAAGTCGGTGGCCAACCTGCGCTCTTCGGTCGAGGGCGCGAACGCCGTCGGCGACCTGGCCTCCCTGCTGACCCGCCTGGACGCGCTGGGCGGCACGGTCGAAGAGCTCACCGAGCAGCAGAGCGCCGAGGCGAAGGCCGCGCTCGAGGCCGCGGTCGCCGAGCGCACCGCGATCGTCGAAGAGGCCGAGGCGCTGGCCGCGCAAGACCCTGCGCGCACGCAGTGGAAGAACACGAGCACCGCCCTCGACGCGCTGTTCGCGCGGTGGCAGGCCCACCAGCACGACGGGCCGCGCATCCCGAAGAACGAGGCGAACGAGCTGTGGAAGCGGTTCCGCGCCGCGCGCTCGACCATCGAGCACAACCGCAAGGCGTTCTTCGCCGAGCTCGACACGCAGCACCGCGACGTGCGCAACCGCAAGAACGCGCTCATCGAGCAGGCCGAGAAGCTCATCCCGCTCGGCGCGGACGGTGTGCCCGAGTACCGCCGCCTCCTCGACCAGTGGAAGGCCGCGGGTCGCGCGGGCAAGAAGAACGACGACGCGCTGTGGGCTCGGTTCAAGGCCGCGGGCGACGCGATCTACTCCGCGAAGGCCGAGGTGGATGCGCGCGACAACGCCGAGTACGAGGTCAACCTGCAGCAGAAGCTCGCCCTCCTCGACGAGGCGGAGCCCCTGCTGAAGGCGACCGACCGCGAGGCGGCCCGCGCCGAACTGCTGTCGATCCAGGAGCGGTGGGACGCGATCGGTCGCGTGCCGCGTGAGCAGGTGCGTCCCATCGAGGACCGCCTGCGCAAGGTGGAGGCGGCCGTGCGCCGCCTCGACGAGGAGCACTGGGAGAAGAACGACCCGGAGAAGAAGGCGCGTTCCGAGGGGCTCGCGAGCCAGCTCAACGCGGCGATCGCCAAGCTCGAGCAGGAGCTCGCCGAGGCGGAGGCGTCCGGCGACAGCGCGAAGGTGAAGGCGGCGCAGGAGGCCCTGGACGCGCGCAAGATCTGGCTGGACGCGCTGGGCTGAGTTCCGGCTGACGCGCGAGGAAGTCTCCACAGGACGGCTCTCGCGCTGGTTCTCCACCGATCCGGCGATCGGCGGGTGCGCGGCGCGGCGAGCGGCGAGGCTGGAGGCATGTCCTCGATCACCTCTCCCCTGCTCGATGCGGATGTGCTCCCCCTGGCGGAGCTGTTCGCCCTGTGCCTCGACGGTCAGCTGTTCCGCGTCGGCGACTCCTTCGCCGCGATCGGCACGCCGGACGGTCCGGAGCTGCGCGCGTCCGCGTTCGTCCGCTCCGCGCCCGGCTGGACCGTCGCCGACCGCGGCTCGGCGGCGTGGATCCACGGCACGCGCGCATCGCCTCCGCCGCTTCCGCAGGTGTGCGTCCCGGCCGCACGGCGCGGCCGCGTGTCGTCCGCGCTCGTCGACGCGTGCCACCGCACCCTGGCGGCCGACGAGACGGTGACCATCGGACCGGCACTGGTGACCACTCCGTTGCGGACCGCGCTCGACCTCCTCAGCGCTCCTGGGCGCTTCCGCTCGGAGCAGGCGCTCGAGGTGCGGGGTCTGCTGAGGCTCGCCTCGGTGGGCGTCGACGAGCTCTCCGAGCGGCTGGAGGCGCGACCGCGCAAGGGCGCGGACCTGGCACGGGGGCGGCTGCCCCAGGTCGCGCGGGTGCCGGACGCGGGGCGGGTGCCCGACGTCAGCTGGCCGGCATCGCCGGTCGTCGAGCTCAGCCGGCGCTGACGCGGTACACGTCGTAGACGGCGTCGATGCGTCGCACGGCGTTCAGCACGCGGTCGAGGTGGGTGGTGTCGCCCATCTCGAAGACGAAGCGGCTCAGGGCCAGTCGGTCGTTCGACGTGGTCACCGTCGCGGAGAGGATGTTCACATGGTGCTCCGAGAGCACACGGGTCACATCGCTGAGCAGCCCGGACCGGTCGAGCGCCTCGACCTGGATCTGCACCAGGAAGACGCTCTTCGAGCTCGGCGCCCACTCGACGTCGATCATGCGGTCCGGCTCCTGCAGGAGCGACTGCACGTTGTGGCAGCTCGCCTGATGCACCGACACGCCCTGGCCGCGGGTGATGAAGCCGACGATCGGGTCGCCCGGCACCGGCGTGCAGCACTTCGCGAGCTTGACCAGGATGTCGGGCGCGCCGCGCACGAGAACGCCGGAGTCGCTGTTGCGCAGCTGGCGTCGGCCCTTGACCGGGATCTCGAGCTCACCGTCCGACTCGACGTCGGTCTGCAGCGACGCCAGGATCTTCTCGATCACCGACTGGGTCGAGATGTGACCCTCGCCGATCGCCGCGTACAGCGCCGAGACGTCCGGGTACTTGAGCGACGAGGCCACCTCGACCAGCGCGTCCTGGGTCATCAGCTTCTGCAGCGGCAGGTTCTGCTTGCGCATCGCGCGCGCGATCGCGTCCTTGCCCTGCTCGATCGCCTCGTCGCGGCGCTCCTTGGTGAACCACTGGCGGATCTTGTTGCGCGCACGGGGGCTCTTGACGAAGTTCAGCCAGTCCTGGCTGGGGCCGGAGTCGGGGTTCTTCGAGGTGAAGATCTCGACGACGTCGCCGGTGTTGAGGCTGCTCTCCAGCGGGACGAGACGGCCGTTGACCTTGGCGCCCATCGTGCGGTGGCCGACCTCGGTGTGGACGGCGTAGGCGAAGTCGACCGGCGTCGCGCCGGCCGGCAGGCCGATGACCCGCCCCTTGGGCGTGAAGACGTAGACCTCCTTGGCGCCGATCTCGAACCGGAGCGAGTCCAGGAACTCGCTCGGGTCGGCGGTCTCGGCCTGCCAGTCGGAGATGTGGGCGAGCCACGCGAGGTCGGTGTCGACCTTGCCCGGTCCGCCGGTGCTCTTGCCGGTGGTCTGCTCCTTGTACTTCCAGTGCGCGGCGACACCGAACTCCGCCCGCTGGTGCATCTCTTCCGTGCGGAT encodes the following:
- a CDS encoding crossover junction endodeoxyribonuclease RuvA — protein: MRVGIDVGKVRIGVSRSDLHGMLATPVETVARSEDGVDRRRIAEIVGELGAFEVIVGLPLALSGAHTASTGDAIGFAETLAAEVGVPVRLVDERLSTVSASQALRASGRNTKKARPVVDQVAATIILQHALDAERATGRPPGDPVETSIGQ
- a CDS encoding alanine--tRNA ligase, giving the protein MQTAEIHRRWLDFFAQRGHTVVPSASLVSDDPSLLFTVAGMVPFVPYLTGVVPAPFPRATSVQKCIRTLDIEEVGKTPRHGTFFQMAGNFSFGDYFKEQAITFAWELLTTSEDQGGLGFDPKDLWVTVYEDDDEAREIWERVSTLPPERIQGLGKDTNYWSTGQPGPAGPCSEIFFDRGPAYGIDGGPATDDDRYVEIWNLVFMQYLRGEGDGKKDFEILGDLPKKNIDTGLGLERVAFIKQGVDNMYEIDQVRPVLDRAAELANKPYGNEAHEDDVRLRVVADHVRSALMLMADGVTPSNEGRGYVLRRLLRRTIRSMRLLGVETATFPELFPVSRDAMKAAYPEVETEFNRISQLAYAEEETFLRTLAAGTSILDTAVSNTQKEGRGQLAGDTAFLLHDTYGFPIDLTLEMAEEAGLSVDRTSFDKLMADQRARAKADAKAKKTALADLSVYSSFRSLGETVFTGYTELTTESSVLGLIVDGRSVDRAREGQVAEIILGATALYAESGGQDADAGTIVGPGYELDVLDVQKPVKGLISHKVLVRSGEVGVGAPATSIVDADYRRGARQAHSGTHIIHAALRQVLGPNAHQSGSYNKAGYLRLDFSWNQALSAETRSEIEEISNNAIRQNLEVTTRELPLAEAKSLGAMALFGEKYGDVVRVVDIGGPWSRELCAGTHVSTSSEIGMINLVSESSVGSTNRRVESLVGLEAFKDLAVERTIVSQLSSSLKTPREQLPEKIADLMANLKAAEKRIQAFEARAVLDKVPSLLESATRRGAVTVVAEDAGTLNTADDLRLLVTTVRERLGSDAAAVALAARAGGKPVVIVGTNQAARDAGVNAGALAKTAAGVLGGGGGGKADLAQGGGTDAEAIPAALSAVVSAIG
- a CDS encoding 30S ribosomal protein S4 gives rise to the protein MSSRSRSKTRESRALGIPLTPKAARYMEKRPYAPGEHGRTKRKADSDYAVRLREKQRLRAQYGIREKQLRIAFEEARRTQGLTGENLVELLEMRLDALVLRAGFARTITQARQFVVHRHILVDGKIVDRPSFRVKPGQLIHVKARSEGTEPFQVAAAGGHLDVLPKTPGYLDVEIDKLQARLVRRPKRAEVPVTCEVQLVVEYYAAR
- a CDS encoding AAA family ATPase encodes the protein MRPKSLDEVAGQRHLLKPGSPLVALASDKEGQSGSVSVILWGPPGTGKTTLAQAIAHSSGRRFVELSAVTAGVKDVRLVMDEALSTRDLYGVSTVLFLDEIHRFTKAQQDALLPGVENGWVILVAATTENPSFSVISPLLSRSLLLTLETLSDDDLGVVVDRAVTDERGLGGQYTLDPEARAAIIRLASGDARRALTALEAASVTAASSTPATSKKKPVITAELVAQAVDRALLRYDRNGDEHYDVISAFIKSVRGSDVDASLHYLARMIEAGEDPRFIARRIIVLASEDIGMADPTALGVAVAAADAVQYIGMPEGRIPLAQAVVHLATAPKSNAAYMALDAAIADVRAGKIGRVPKHLRDAHYPGAKRLGHGKGYKYPHDDALGVLQQQYLPDELDGTTYYTPTEHGNERDVSARLAKLRRIVRGR
- a CDS encoding peptidylprolyl isomerase, whose product is MAPKQNDRDARLARERLRAYQARQTVHVHKAKRRRRDNWVAGIAALVIVALAVGTQLLYFSAGPGAAKASSSAQPSTPSTSATVPPKSLAEDRTWTGTMTINGIPLGVSLDGAAAPQAVASTVSLVQKKFYDGLTCHRLTNGGFYVLQCGDPEGNGQGGPGYSYGPIENAPADNVYKAGTIAMARQSNNAESQGSQFFIVYEDTTIPSDDAGGYTVIGHVTSGLDQLKTQVADKGIEGGGTDGKPAVATTIDTFTLQ
- a CDS encoding ATPase, with the protein product MATFEQHPWGRVDETGTVYVREGDGERVVGEYPDGTADEALAYFERKYTDLAGQVGLLEQRARRGAPASDIAKSVANLRSSVEGANAVGDLASLLTRLDALGGTVEELTEQQSAEAKAALEAAVAERTAIVEEAEALAAQDPARTQWKNTSTALDALFARWQAHQHDGPRIPKNEANELWKRFRAARSTIEHNRKAFFAELDTQHRDVRNRKNALIEQAEKLIPLGADGVPEYRRLLDQWKAAGRAGKKNDDALWARFKAAGDAIYSAKAEVDARDNAEYEVNLQQKLALLDEAEPLLKATDREAARAELLSIQERWDAIGRVPREQVRPIEDRLRKVEAAVRRLDEEHWEKNDPEKKARSEGLASQLNAAIAKLEQELAEAEASGDSAKVKAAQEALDARKIWLDALG
- a CDS encoding GTP pyrophosphokinase; the protein is MVDTTTSQSASLRRLVPRIFSRAQPSGAVDTLIRTVRMHHPKADLSLIERAYATAERAHRGQKRRSGEPYITHPVAVAQIIADLGIGAKTIAAALLHDTVEDTEYTLDELRDQFGDEIAMLVDGVTKLDKVKYGDSAQAETVRKMIVAMSKDIRVLIIKLADRLHNARTWGFVPAASATRKATETLEIYAPLAHRLGIQAIKWELEDLSFAVLYPKLYAEIESLVKQRTPERERLVQQVIDAINDDLKSAKIRGKVVGRPKQYYSIYQKMVVRGREFDDIYDLVGIRVLVNTVRDCYAVLGQIHARWTPMPGRFKDYIATPKFNLYQSLHTTVIGPQGRPVEIQIRTEEMHQRAEFGVAAHWKYKEQTTGKSTGGPGKVDTDLAWLAHISDWQAETADPSEFLDSLRFEIGAKEVYVFTPKGRVIGLPAGATPVDFAYAVHTEVGHRTMGAKVNGRLVPLESSLNTGDVVEIFTSKNPDSGPSQDWLNFVKSPRARNKIRQWFTKERRDEAIEQGKDAIARAMRKQNLPLQKLMTQDALVEVASSLKYPDVSALYAAIGEGHISTQSVIEKILASLQTDVESDGELEIPVKGRRQLRNSDSGVLVRGAPDILVKLAKCCTPVPGDPIVGFITRGQGVSVHQASCHNVQSLLQEPDRMIDVEWAPSSKSVFLVQIQVEALDRSGLLSDVTRVLSEHHVNILSATVTTSNDRLALSRFVFEMGDTTHLDRVLNAVRRIDAVYDVYRVSAG